The Oscillatoria salina IIICB1 genome contains the following window.
GTCGCCAAATCGAGCGTCGCCAAAAACGAGAAGACGCGATCGCTAACGGCAGATAAATTGACCAAGGTATAAAGCCAATTAGCACCACTAGAAAGTAAAAATACCACGGTGCATCATGTCCGTTAACTACACCAGTAAAGCGTTCAAAATTGTGGTAGCCAAAGAAAGAATTAATGTAATCTTGTCCGTTTCTCCAGATAACGAGAACATACCAAGGCACAGTAATTAGTAAAAATAAAGGAATACCCCAAAATAGTTTTAACTCAGCAACAACTTCGCGAAACTTACCCAAATAAAGTAGAAAACTGAGAATAATTAATCCGGGCAAAACCAAGCCCACCGGACCTTTAGTTAATACCGCCAAAGAAATTAGCACATAGAAAGCGAGATACCAAAAATTAGGTAATCGTCGAAATTTTGGGGAATCAGAAGCTACATTTTCCTGCGTCGCATAGCCAACAAAAAAGCATAACAAAGCCATGCTCATACAGCCATTAAGCAGCATATCCGAAACACCGGTACGCGCCCAGACAATCGTTTGGGGATTAAGGGCAATAAAAGCAGCACCAAGCCAAGCAGAAAGCCATAACTGACGCTGATTTTGGGCGATCGTTTGTGTTGGGGAAGCAAAAATGGGGAAACCAAAACGACGTAGCGTGTAAAAAGCCAAAAACATCAACGCGATCGCTGCTAGCGCCGAAGGAAGCCGCACCGCCCACTCATTGACACCAATCAGTTTATAACCAATCGCCATCAACCAATAAACCAAAGGCGGCTTATCGAAACGAGTTTCGCCATTGAAATAAGGAGTAATCCAATCTCCAGTTTCCGTCATTTGGCGGGCAGCCTCAGCAAACAAAGGTTCAGTTTCATCAACCAAACCCGTATTACCCAAATGCCACAAAAAAGCCAACCAACTCAAAAACAACAGCCAAACTAGAGAAAATAATCTCATAGCTTGGGGATACTGCTCAAAAGATTTCCACAAATGTCTAATCGTCGTCATGCGTCATGCGATCGCGCTTACTTTTTTTCTGCTCTGACTAATTTAGCGCTTCTTGAAGGGGATTGGGGAAAGAGTGGGGAGAGGGGGAGGAATTAGGGGATAAACTGTTAACTGGTAACTGATAACTGTTCGCTGATAACTGTTCACTGCTAACTGAACCCAATCCCCAATTCCCGATAAGTTTCAGCCAGCACCATTACCATCATGTCCGCCAACGTTAACATCTTCTGGCGAAATCAAATCAGTTAACGCTTCAGACAGCGCCTTCGGGTCCATAAACAATACCTTAGAATTAGGACTATTACCTAACTTCTCATTGGCATCCACGTAACGTTGAGCAATGAGAAACTGGAGAAAAGCAGGACTACCAGGATCTACCCTTAAAGCCTGGGAAAGCATTTGAATTGATTGAACCTTACCTTCAGTTTCGGCAATATCAGCACGCTTTTTACTTTCAGCCGCCCGTTCTAATTCTAGTGACTCAATAATCGTTTTCGGTGGTGTAATTTCTTGTACCTCAACCCTGGTTACTTTCACTCCCCAGCTATCCGTCGCTTCATCTAACTGATGTAACAACTTTTGGTTAATTTCGTTTCGAGAAGAGTAAGTTTCCTCAAGTTGCATTTGACCAATTTCCGATCGCAGCGTCGTAACTACCAAATTGCTAATCGCTGATTGCAGATCGTCTACTTCGTAATAAGCTTTTTCTAAATCAAAAATCCGCCAGTAAACAACCGCATCTGCTTGTAAAGAAACGTTGTCTTTAGTAATGGCGTTTTGTGGTTGGATATCAATTACTCGTTCGCGAGTAGTTTCTCGAACTACAACTGTCTCAATGATGGGAACAATATAGTTAAGACCAGGCTTGAGTTTTTTATGAAATTTACCAACACGCTCTACTAAAGCTTCGTTTCCCTCGTTGATAATTTTTACGGAACTAATTGCATAGCCGATGGCTACAGCAATGGGGATTAAGAGGGAAAGAAAGGAGTTCATACTCGATCCTCGCAAGCGAGAAATTTTAGCTTAGTGCCTCTACGATAGCGCGTTTATGCTCTGAGAGGGAGAGGGGATTGGGGATTGGGGATTGGGGATTGGGGACTGGGGACTGGTAACTGGTAACTGGTAACTGTTCACTGATAACTGTTCACTGATAACTGTTCACTGATAACTGTTCACTGCTAACTGTTCACTGCTAACTGTTCACTGATAACTGAACCCAGTCCCCAATTACCTGAAAAACTCCTGGTGAGGGATACCAGGAGTTTTTGTGGATGAGTCAATCGAGTTTAGTCGTTTCTCTTAAACGAACTCAGCCATTCGCGAACTTGTTCGTTGGCGATATCGCGAGTACCTAAACCGAAAGCAAGGGCGATCGCCACAGCGACTGCACCGAAGAGTAAGCCAAAAGCTAAATTGACAATACTTTCAGCAATACCCATTTGTTGCAGTGCCATTGCTGTAACTAAGGCGATAATTGCAATACGAGCAGCTTGTCCCAAAATCCGGGATTGACGACTACCAGAACTAACAATCAGATTGAAGGCGAGATTTGCTAAATACAAGCCGATCGCAAAAACAATCAATCCAGCTAAAATCTGACCGGAAATTACGACAATACCAGCTACCAGTACAGTTAATGCTTCTATTTCCAGAATATTAACTGCGGCTAGGACTCCAAATAGTACGA
Protein-coding sequences here:
- a CDS encoding ArnT family glycosyltransferase codes for the protein MTTIRHLWKSFEQYPQAMRLFSLVWLLFLSWLAFLWHLGNTGLVDETEPLFAEAARQMTETGDWITPYFNGETRFDKPPLVYWLMAIGYKLIGVNEWAVRLPSALAAIALMFLAFYTLRRFGFPIFASPTQTIAQNQRQLWLSAWLGAAFIALNPQTIVWARTGVSDMLLNGCMSMALLCFFVGYATQENVASDSPKFRRLPNFWYLAFYVLISLAVLTKGPVGLVLPGLIILSFLLYLGKFREVVAELKLFWGIPLFLLITVPWYVLVIWRNGQDYINSFFGYHNFERFTGVVNGHDAPWYFYFLVVLIGFIPWSIYLPLAIASSRFWRRSIWRRQPRSRQLGLFAFFWFTAIFVFFTIAVTKLPSYVIPLLPAAAILVALLWSDLLTQNQEFVKKKAEQNHHKNRGLLISGIVNIAILLILAAVFLYSPNLIGYDPAAKNLPELYAESGLPIKAAIIWTAVAIAGLILLRHKQNWRWLWSVNLIGFVLFFIFVLTPVSFLVDRARQLPLREMSAAIAEIKQPEEELLMIGFKKPSIVFYSQQPVTFLSKTERAKEYLAETSSDSYPSENLLILTQLGEIKETDLQPDRLQILETTGSYQLIRTTRENFLENAD
- a CDS encoding SPFH domain-containing protein, which translates into the protein MNSFLSLLIPIAVAIGYAISSVKIINEGNEALVERVGKFHKKLKPGLNYIVPIIETVVVRETTRERVIDIQPQNAITKDNVSLQADAVVYWRIFDLEKAYYEVDDLQSAISNLVVTTLRSEIGQMQLEETYSSRNEINQKLLHQLDEATDSWGVKVTRVEVQEITPPKTIIESLELERAAESKKRADIAETEGKVQSIQMLSQALRVDPGSPAFLQFLIAQRYVDANEKLGNSPNSKVLFMDPKALSEALTDLISPEDVNVGGHDGNGAG